The bacterium DNA window GACGCCTACAAGCACGAGCAGAAGGTGACGGCCATGATCTATGACATCGTCAACCTGGCCACAAAAGAAGGCGACCACGCCACGGCCAGCATGTGCAAGTGGTTTGTGGACGAGCAGGTGGAGGAAGAGGCCCAGACCCTGGAGATAGTGAACCAGATAAAGATGCTGGGGGATTCCAAAGGCTCGCTGTTCATGCTGGACCGCCAGCTGGGCAAACGGGAATAAACCCAACCCCTACACCCCTTCCCGCATCGGGAAGGGGACGGGGGTTAGGTCGGAAAAACCAAACTTACAAATGCACCTCATCTTGAATACAAGGAGAACCCAATGCAGATAACAACCAACTTAATTCTTCTGGGCTTCGGACTGTTCCTGGCCTTCGCAGTCTTGTGGCTGTTTCTGAGGGGCTTAAGCCGCTGGAAGTTCTTCAAGAGTCTGGGTCTGGTGCTGAACATCAGCGGGCTGTACGTGGCCTTCCGGCTCTTTCTGCATTGGGGTCACATTCCCTTAAAAACCCAGACCAACACCCTGGTGCTTTCCATCGGGGTCTTTTTGGGATTTTACCTGGCCATCAAGATGTTCGAGTACCTGGGTTTTGACCTGTTGCTTTCCAACAGCAAAAAGGCCCAGGTGCCGCAGCTGCTGCGGGACATCATGCGCTGGATGCTGGCGGTACTGGTGTTCTTCATCATCCTCAAGGTGAACCTGGGGGTCAACCTGGGGCCGCTGTTCGCCACTTCGGCCGCCTTGACCTTCATCCTGGGCATAGCCATGCAGGACGTGCTGGGAAACCTGTTCGCCGGGATAGCCCTGAACCTGGAACGGCCATTTGCCATCGGGGACTGGGTGATGATCAACAACCAGGAGGGGCAGGTGGAGAACATGACCTGGCGGGCCACCCGGCTTAAGACCTTCACCGACGATTACGTGATCATCCCCAACGCCTCCATCGCCAAGAACGAGATCATCAATTACAGCCATCCCACCCCCATCCACGCCCGGGAACTGGTGATCGGGGTGCCCTATACCGCCGCTCCCAGCCTGATCAAGAAGGTGATCTCCGGGGCCATGACCGAAGCCCACGGGGTGATCAAGGATCCCCAGCCCCGGGTCTGGCTGAAGGAGTATGACGACTATACCATCAACTACCGGGTCAAGTTCTGGATCGACGATTTCGGAGACCTGTACGAGATCGAGGACGACGTGATGAGCCGGATCTGGTACCATTTCAAGCGCAACGGCATTGAATTTCCCTATCCCATCAGCGACGTCCGGGTGACCCCGGCCTCGGTCAGGGAGCCGGAGGAACAGCGCCGGGCGGAAGAGCAGCAGGCCGGCCTTTATCTCAAGCAGGTGCCTCTCTTCGCCGCCATTCCCGAGAAGGACCTGAAAAGGCTGGCCGCCAGCCTCCAGGCCAAGACCTTTGCGGCCGGCGAGCATCTGGTGCGTCAGGGCGACGAGGGCGAGTCATTTTACATCATCAAGCAGGGAAAGGTGGAGGTGCTGGTGGCCGATCCCGAAGGCCGCCAGACCAGGGTGGCAGAACTGGAAACGGGCAAGTTCTTCGGCGAGATGTCGCTGCTGACCGGGGAAAAGCGCAGCGCCTCGATCCGGGCCATCGGGGACGTGGAGGTGCTGGCGGTGGAGAAGAAGGACATCAGTCCGATACTGACGGCCAACCCCAAGATAGCCGAATCGCTTTCCAAGATGATCGAGCAGCGGCAGAAGGAGAACCTGGAGCGGATCGCCAAGTCCCGGGCCATCTCCGAGGAGGAGCGCAGGGCCGCCAGTTCGGCCAGCATTTTGAAAAAGATCCGGAATTTCTTCGCCATGTAATACGAGACATTTCCTTGCCCACGAAAAACACGAAAACCAGGGATATATTCTAATTAATGATCATCCAATCCTCTCAGGAGATATGGAGGACAACAGGTGCCAACCCAGGTATGTCGCGTTAAAACGATCAGTGAGCATCGTAGTTGACGGCGGTTAAAAGCTTGTCTGCATGTTTGAGGGCTTGGCCAAAGCCCGAGTTCAGACAAGCCCGCCATCAGCGAGAAGCGCAGCGCGGGCCCGCTGAAGCTTTAGCGTAAGCGTGGCCCGGAGAGTTTTTAGCGACGAGCTTTTTCTTTTGGTTCTTTTCTTGTTGGCGGCACAAAAAGAAAAGAACGTAATCGAGTTGAATCTGCTTTTTTACAAAACCTGCTATATTCTTTTTACTTTTCCGGAGCTAGTTAGATAAGCATTTTCTAATTTCACGGTTCATTTAATAAAGGACTGCGGATATCGACTTCAAATTACTAAATAAGTCAGGCGCGGCCCGGCGGGGCACCATCAACACCGCCCACGGCCAGATCCAGACCCCGGCCTTCATGCCGGTGGGCACCCAGGGCACGGTCAAATCCCTGACCCCCCGGCATCTGAAAGATATCGGGTCCCAGATCATTCTGGGAAACGCCTATCACCTTTACCTGCGGCCGGGCCAGGAACTGGTGAAGAAGGCCGGCGGCCTGCACGGCTTCATGGGCTGGGACCGCCCCATCCTCACCGACTCCGGCGGCTTTCAGGTGTTCAGCCTGGCCGAGCTCCGCAACATCAAGGAAGAGGGGGTAAGCTTCCAGTCGCACATCGACGGCTCGTCTCACCTGTTCACCCCGGAAAGCGTGATGCGGCTGGAGGCCGATCTGGGGGCGGACATCATCATGTGCTTTGACGAGTGCATTCCCTATCCCGCCACTCTGGAATATGCCGAGCGCTCCACCGGCCGCACCACCCGCTGGGCCCGGCGCTGCCGCGACGAGTTCCTGGCGCTCAATTCCGGCCAGGCCTTGTTCGGCATCGTCCAGGGCGGGACCTATCCGGAACTGCGCAGGCGAAGCGCGGAAGAACTGGTGGAGATAGGCTTTGAAGGCTACGCCATCGGCGGGCTGGCCATCGGCGAGCCCAAGGAGCAGACCTGGGAGGCCATCCAGACCGCCAATACCGTGCTGCCGGAGGAAAAACCCCGTTACATGATGGGGGTGGGCTTTCCCGAGGACATCATTCAGGGGGTGTCGCTGGGGGTGGACATGTTCGACTGCGTGATGCCCACCCGCAACGCCCGCAACGGCTCGCTGTTCACCTCCACTGGCCGGCTGGCCATGCGCAACGCCAAACATTTTGACGACTTTTCCCCGGTGGACTCAGAATGCGACTGCTACCTCTGCCAGAACTTTTCCCGGGCCTATCTGCGCCACCTGTACATGTCAGACGAGATACTGGCCTCCACTTTGGGCACCATGCATAATCTGAGGTTCTATCTGAGAATGATGGAGGGGATGCGCCTGGCCATTGAACAAGATGGATTCGACCAGTGGAGAAAAGAATTCATGGATAAGTACCAAAAACAAACGGAACCCCTTAGTTAGACAATAAACCAAACAGGAGGGAAATGCCATGCGCCGGATATCAATTCCCGGAATAATTTTCTGCCTGCTGATCTTATCGACCAACCTGTTCCCCAAGAGCCTGGTCCAGGCCTCGCCCGGAAGCGGCAACATCACCATAGAGACCAGGAACATAGATAACGCCCAGAAGGAACTGCAAAAAGCGGCCACCGAGCTTAAACTCACATTCAAAAGCTACAGCGACTACAAGAACAGCTCCAACAACAAGCGGGCCATAAGCGCCAATTGCCTGGTGGACAAAACCCAGGCGGTGGCGTTCATCAACCTAGTAGCCTCCTGGGGCTCGGTTCAGTCCCAGTCCTATTACGAGAACCAGGACGAGCTGGACCTGCCAGCCAAGGAGAAGAAGCTGAAGGCCTTTCAAAGATACCTCACCAAGGTGCTGACCTCGGCCAGCCCCGATCCCGATGTGGTGGCGCTGATCAGCCAGCAGGTGCAGAGCCTGGAATACGAGATCAACCGGATCAAGGGGGAGGGCCAGGGAAAGTCGGCCAATATCTCCATCCAGATCCAGGAAAAAGGCTACAACCAGCAGCCCTTTGAATTCCTGGGGCCAAAGTCGTTCATCAAGACCGTGGCCATGGTACTGGCGTTTCTTTGTCTGATGATGGGAGCGGTGCTGGGCTGGCTGATGGCCAAGTACAAATTCAAAAACAAAAAGACGGCCTGATCCAACGTGGGTTGACAGGATTTACATGATTAACTGATCATTTAAAACAACTCGCCGAAAGTGAAATGCCCAAGATCGCGGCCATAGACATAGGCTCCAACGCCATCAGGATGGCGGTGGCGGAAGTCTCCGCCGCCGGGCTTCTGCAAAACCTTAAGCACTACCGGGAACCGGTGCGGCTGGGAACGGATGTCTTCACTACGGGCCGGGTCGGCCGGGAAACCATCGAAGCTACGCTGGCGGCACTTAAAAAATACCAAGTGATCATAAATTCCCAGGCAGCCCAGCCCGTCAGGGCCGTGGCCACCGAAGCCATGCGCCGGGCCTCCAATTGCGTTGAGGTCCTGAAAACAATCGAAACGGAAACCGGCCTGAAAGTGGAGATAATATCGCCGCAGACCGAGGCTGAATTGGTACTGAACGCTCTCTCCCAAAAAATAGACCTGACAGGAAGGAACGCTCTTCACCTGGAGCTGGGCGGGGGCAGCCTGGAGCTGAACACTGTAATTGACGGAGCACTGGTCTCTTCTCAAAGCTTTGAACTCGGGGCCATAAGGCTTTTGCAAAATGTCAAAACAACGGACAAGGACCAGGCGCTGTCCGATACCACAAAACTGGCCGGACCTGCACTGGTCTGCCTGGATGAAGCCCGGAAACAGCATCAAATGGATATTCTGATCGGCACCGGGGGAAGCCTGGAACTTCTGGCAGACCTGGCGGTCCAGATCACGGGGTCCGGCAAAAAAAACCTCCTGCATCGTGGCAGCCTGGAAAGGATCGTGGATTCTCTGATCCCATTGGACCTGAAACAGAGGATGGACCGATTCAACCTGAAGCCGGACCGGGCGGACGTGGCCCTGCCGGCGGCCCTGCTGATCTTGGTCCTGCTGGGAAACATCAAACTGGACGAGATACAAGTTCCCCGGGTGGGTTTGAAAGAGGGTTTGCTCATGGCAATAGCACAATCTTTAAAAACAGGAAACAGCAATGACGGCTAAATTCATTGAAGGGCAGGAACTGCCGGGCAAGCTGATCGCGGTGGAAGGCCTGGACGGCTCGGGCAAGTCCACCCAGATCCACCTTGTCAAGCGCTGGCTGGAGCTGGAGGGCTACAAGGTCTTTTTCACCGAGTGGAACTCCTCGCCGCTCTTGAGACAGTCGGTGAAGAATGGCAAGCGGGAGCAGCTCTTGACACCCACCACCTTTGCCCTGATCCACTGCACCGATTTCGCCGACCGCTACGAGCGCCAGATCCTGCCGCTGCTCCACGCCGGTTACATCGTGCTGGCCGACCGCTACATCTTCACCGCTTTCGCCCGGGACGCGGTGCGGGGCTGCGACCGGGACTGGGTGAAAAGCCTCTACAGCTACGCGGTCCACCCCCACGTCACCTTCTTCTTTGACGTGCCGCTGGAAATGGCGCTGTCCCGGATCATGTCGGGGCGGGCCAAACTTAAGCACTACGAGGCCGGGATGGACATGGGATATTCGCCCGACATCCTCCAGAGCTTCAAGACCTTTCAGGGAAAGATGCGGGAGGAATATTTGCGGATGACGGAGGAGTTCGGATTCATCAAGATAGACGTGGGCCGCCCGCCCGACCAGCTGCAGAAAGAGGTGCGGGGCCACATTCAGGAACGGATAGAGCTGGAGAGGTACAAATGGAAAACATCGCGCTGACCCCCAAGAAGTTCTATGGCCAGGGGCTTCCCAACGTCGATCCGGGAACGCTCACCGGCAAGCTGATCGTGATAGAAGGGGCCGACGGCTCCGGGCGCACCACCCAGATAAATCTTTTAAGCGACTGGCTGGAGCGGCTGGGCTACGCCACCACCAGGGTGGGTTTGAAGCGTTCGAAGCTGGTGGGGGCCGAGCTGGAGGAGGCCATGCAGGGCAATACTCTCAGCCCCATCACCCTGTCGCTGTTCTACGCCACAGACTTTGCCGACCAGCTAGAGAAGACCATCATCCCGGCCCTGAAATCGGATTTCATCGTGCTGGCCGACCGCTACATCTACACCCTGATGGCCCGGGACATCGCCCGGGGGGTGGACCCGGCCTGGGTGCGCGAGGTTTACGGCATAGCCCTGGTCCCGGACGCGGTCTTTTACCTGAAGGCCGGCCCCGAGCTTCTGGCCGAGCGTAATTTCAAGAACAAGGGCGGGCTGGACTACTGGGAATCCGGCATGGACATCCAGCGCAGCGGCGACCGCTACGAATGCTTCATTAAATACCACCGGAAGATCCAAAACATCTTTGGCGAGATGCAGGAGCATTACGGGTTCGAGTCCGTCAATGCCGGAAGGGCGCCGAACACCATCTCCCAGGACCTGATCTCCAAGGTCAGGTTCATATTAAGCCCGCTGGAGCTGAATGGCCAGGAAGAGTAGAAGAAGATGACCGGGGGTTTACTTACCCGAAGATTTAACATGGTATGTCCTTTTTCTTTTTTGTACCGCCAACTAAGAAAAAGGACCAAAAAGAAAAAAGCTCGTCGCAAAATACTATCCGGGCCACGCTTACGCTAAAGCTTCAGCGGGCCCGCGCTGCGCTTCTCGTTGCTGACGGGCTTGTCTGAACTCGGGCTTTGGCCAAGCCCTCAAACATGCAGACAAGCTTTTTCCGCCATCAACTGCGATGCTCACTGATAGTATTTAACGCGACAACCGGGGTTGGCACCTATTGTTTTACATGTCTTCTGAGTTGATCGGATAATCACTTAATAATTTTCGTGCCGTTTCGTGTGTTTCGTGGGTGGAAATATAAAATCATGTAAATCCTGTCAAAAATATTCATGGAGCTTTATATCTTAAGATACGTGGAGCTGAACGGCCGGGAAGAATAGAGATACCCAAACCATAAGGTTGCCCACTAAAAGGCACTAAACATTTAATAAGGTTGGTAGTGTTTTAGTGTTTTTCGTGGGCAGAGTAAATCCTGGTTTAAAAAATCATGTAAATCCTGTCAAAAAATGTCCATGGAACTTTATATCTTAAGATACGTGGAGCTGAACGGCCAGGAAGAATAGCGATACCCAAACCATAAGGTTGCCCACTAAAGGCACTAAATATTTAATAAGGTTGGTAGTGTTTTTAGTGTTTTTCGTGGGCAGAAGAAATACCGTCAAAATATTCATGGAACTATACATACTAAGGCACGGGCTGGCCGGGGAGTTCGGGGATCCCCGCTACCCCGACGACAGCCAGAGGCCGCTGACCGCCGAGGGAAAACGCAAGATGCTCCAGGCGGCGCTGGGAATGAAGGCCCTGGGTCTGTCCTTTGATCTGGCCTTTGCCAGCCCGTACCTCCGGGCCCGGCAGACCGCCGAGATAGTCTGCCGGCAGATGGATTGCCTGGACATCCTGCAGATAACCGAGAACATGGAACCCGGCCGGGATCCCAGAAAGCTGATAGCCGAGATAAACCAGAATGATCTAAAGAACAAAAGCGTGCTGTTGACCGGGCACGAGCCCTTTTTAAGCGGACTGATCGCCTACTTGATCTCCGGCAGTCACAGCCCCCAGCTAGAATTCAAGAAAGGGGCCGTGTGCAAGCTGGAAGTAGGGGAGCTGAAGTACGGGCGCTGTGCCGAGCTTCATTGGCTGTTGACCAGCAAACAAATGGGGATGATGGTTAGTTAATATAGATATACCACCTAGCCCTTGACAATGCCCCTAAATTGAGTTACACTAATTAATTAGAGATAAATATTGCATATTGTGTAAAATATGCATCATTTCCCAGAAACCAAAAGGCATTTAAAGTTATCTAACATATAATCCCATTTATAGTCCGTTGGATTTAAAGACCTTGCAGCTTTTGGTCAACAGGGTAAAACGAAGAGATCCGGCACTATTCTTGCAGTAATATTCTTCAATATACAATACGGAGAAAAACATGAAACACCTTGGCATAAAAATGGCTTTAATCGGCTTGATGATATTAGCCATATCAGGGTCCGCCAACGCCCAATGGCTGTCCCTTTCCCAGGCCGGGTCGGCCCAAAAGACGGTCAGTCTGCTGCAAAGCGGCAACAACCAGATCGTTTTTGAGATCAATGTTCCCGGTTTTGAAAAAAGCTCCGCCAGCACCAAGGGCTGGGATTTTAATCTGCTGACCATTCCCGGGCAGGGCTACAATACCGCCGTAGGACAGCCCAAACTTCCGGTGATATCCGAATGGCTGGAGATTCCCCAGGGCGCCACGGCCACGGCGGAATTCCAGATACTGGAAAGCAGGGAGATCAGTCTTAAGGAACTGGGAATTGAGCAGAAGATCGTCCCGGTGCAGTACCCGGTGCCCAAGATCGAAGGGGCCGCCGATAAGATACCGTTTGCCATGGACGAGAATATTTATTCCAAGGACAAATTCTTTGGACAGACCACAGTAAAGCTTTCCCAGCCGGTAAGCATGCGGGCCAAGAGGGCGGTACTGGCCAGTTTCTGGCCGGTAGCCTATAACCCGGTGACCGGAATGCTGAGAATAGCCACCAAGGTCAAAGTAACTGTAAATCTTTCCGGATCGGACCAGGCCCGCACCAACAGCATTCACCAGAAATATTCCTCCAAACTATACGACCGTCATGTGGCGGGCATCACCATCAATGAACTGGCTGTAAGCAAGACTGCCAAAGCCCTTCTTCCGGCGCCGGTCAATCAACTTATTATAGTAGTTGATTCTTTCTACACCGGCATCCAGCCGTTGGTAGACTGGGACAGCCGCAAGGGTTATTCCGTAACGGTCACCAAAACCTCGGAGATCCCCGGCGGGGCGGATACCACCCATATCCGGCAGTACATCCAGTCGGCCTATGACGGGGCCAACCCGCCGGACCTGGTCCTTTTGGTGGGCGACGTCAACGGCATTCCGGCCCATCAAAGTACAGAGCAGGACAACCCCTATACCGATCTTTATTACTCCACCATGGCCGGCAGCGACATCATTCCCGACCTTTATGCCAGCCGGATCTCGGTGGCCAACAGCACCCAGCTGGGGTATTATCTGGCCAAGTATCTCAACTACCAGCAGGGCAGCTGGGGGGCAAGCCAGGACTGGATGTCCAAAGCCTATTTTACATCCACCAACGATCCCATGCATGTGGTGACGGACTCGACCGACAATTATTGCATGGCTCTGGCCAGGGCCCACGGCATGGTCTGCGATTCCCTTTATGCCTATTACGGCACCGGCACCCCGGTGGCCACGGCCTTCAACGATGGACGGACGGTGATGGCCTATACCGGGCATGGCGATGTGACCTATTGGGCCGGGCCTTATTTTTACCAGTCAGATGTCAATGCTTTGACCAATGCCTATAGATCCACCTTCGTCACCAGCTTTGCCTGTCTGACCGGGGCTTTCAATTCTTCCGAGTGTTTTGGGGAGACCTGGATCCGGACCGCCGACAAGGGCGCCATTGCCTATTGGGGCTCGTCAGTTTTGTCCTACTGGGACGAAGATGATATCCTGCAGCGCCGGATGTTCGACGCCTTTCTGGACAGCGGCTACACCCTGATCGGCGGGATGACGGTCAAGGCCAAGTTGGACCTGGGCCGCTATTACGGCTGGGACCAGGCGGTCAGCGTCACGGTCACCCGTTATTTTGAGCAATACAACATCCTGGGCAATGCCGGAGTGGATCTTTACACCCAGCAGCCGTCGGTTTTAACAGTTACTAAGCCGGATACAGTTCCCACAGGTCCCAGCCAAGTCGCCATAAATGTAAATGACGGTGGTCCTTTAACAGATGCCTTGGTGGCCATTTACCAGCCTTCATCCAAAACCCTGCTGGCCTCCGGATATACCGATGCTTCGGGCAATGCGGTGCTTGATATAAACCCGGGTTTACCCGACAGCCTGGCCGTAACCGTTACCGCTCATAACCGGGTTCCATTCCAGGGCAGAATCCAGGCTTACTCTGCCAATTCCTATGTGTCTTATTTGAAAAATGCGGTTGATGATGCATCCGGCAACAACGACGGGATGCTGAACCCCGGCGAAACAACCTTACTGAATATTTGGATCAAAAACTACGGATTATTGGCCTCAGGGGCTGTGGCCTGCACCTTGCGGGCCGGAAGTCCGGCAATAACGGTTAACGATTCCACCCATTCTTTTTCGGCCGTATCAGCCGGAGATTCCGTTTATTATGGCTTTAGTGTCAGCGTAGCGGCAGGTTGTACCAACAAAACGGTGCTGCCTTTCATCGTGTTGTGCCAAGACGCTGATTCGGTCCGGCAAGCTCCTTTTGAACTTATAGTGGCTGCCCCCAACCTTAGCCACAGTTCATATTCAGTAAATGATCCGGCTCCCGGCGGCAACAACAATAACATCTTGGAAGCCGGAGAAAGCGACAGCCTCCGGGTGATCATCAAGAACATGGGAGGCCAGATCGCCACCGGAACCACAGCCATTTTAAGCAGTTCAGATCCCTACCTGACCATAACCGGGAACAGCGCCGCCTTTGGTGACATAGCGATCAACGACAGCGGATCGCCGGTTCCGGCCTATTGCCTGACTGTGGGCGCTCCCCCGGTTTCACCCTACTTTGTCTGGGTAAGGCTGAACATCGGCGCCCTAAGCGGCGCTTATGCCAAAACTGACAGTTTTAAAATTGCGATAGGAAACTCGGGATTCTTTGACAATGTCGAGGATACAGGGATCACGGCAAAATATTCGGTACAATCACAGTGGCATGTCACCGACACCAGTTCTTACAGCCCCGGCCATAGCTGGTGGTGTGGTGATCCCGCTACAGGGCAATATGGCAACCTGCTCGAGGCCTCGTTGATCACTCCGGACATCATACTGGGTCCCAATAGTGAGCTCAGCTTCTGGCATAAATACTATACCGAGTTGACCTACGATTTCTGCAATGTGGAATACAGCACAAACAGCGGAACCAACTGGATAAGCCTGGGTTCATTCGACGGCAACCAGCCGGCCTGGGAAAAACAAACCTACGACCTTTCCTCCCTGGCCGTGGGTACTGTCGTTAAAATAAGGTTCCACTTCACTTCCGACATTTCCTATACCTATTCCGGATGGTATGTGGACGACATCAGGGTCCAGGAGACCACCGGCGTTTCCGGCACCCAGACCGATCCCGTACTGCCGTCCTCAATAATGCTGGGTTTGGCCTATCCCAATCCCAGCTCCGGCGGATCGCTTATCAAATACCAGTTGCCGAAAAAAATAACCACAGAACTCAGGGTCTATAATATTGCCGGCCAGATGGTCAGGACCATTCAAATGGGGGTCCAGGGCCCAGGAAACCAGAGCGTCTTTTGGAACGGCAGGGACCAGAATGATAAAAAGGTGTCAGCCGGAATCTATTTTTACCAGCTTAATGCCGGAGGTTATTCGGCTACCAAGAAATTAGTGGTAATAAAATAAACCAACCTGAATGAAATACGGGCGTTTTCTAATTAAGAGAAAACGCCCGTTGACTTTAAGAGAAAGGCAGACATGAAAAATAAATTGTTGTTTATTCCGGTCTTATTGTTGCTGCTGGCTCCGGTTGCTCTTTGGGCCCAGGCCGGCAGTTCGATCCCGGTGAAGATCCACATTTCCTCTCATGATGATGTCTACAAGTTTCAGAAATTGGGAGTGGGCATAGAGGAACTCAGGGATGGTTATATTGAAGCCCGGGTCACCAAGGCCAAGTATGACGAGTTGACAACTTTGGGCTGGAAGGTGGAACCCCGAACTATTGAAAAGGTTGATCCCGAGATTGCATCTCAATATCACAATTATACTCAAATGACCAGTTTTTTGGACTCCATCCATACTATTTATCCAGCGATTACTAAGATGATATCCATAGGGAAATCGGTGCAAAACAGGGATTTGTGGGCCTTTTTAATAACCGACAATCCTGATTCCAATGAGAACGAAGCAGAGGTCCGATTGGCCGCCAACATTCATGGCGATGAAACGGTGGGCAGAGAGCTTTGCTTGGCGATGATAGATTCTTTGACAAAAGTGTATGATTCTGTTTCCGCCATTGCAAATATGGTAGACTCCAGAGAGATATGGTTTATGCCTTCCTTGAATCCGGACGGTTATGAATTGAATCGACGTGAAAACGCCAACTGGGTAGACTTAAACCGTAATTTCCCAGTGCCAGATGGCTCAATCGGCGAGGATGATACTTATAGTAACGAGATTGAAACGCAACGATTCATCGACTTTTGGTCAGGTAAACGAGCGGTGTTGTCGTTAAATTATCACGGGGGAGCCTTGGTTGCCAATTATCCTTGGGATTATACTGTCGTCCGTTGTCCCGATGATGCTCTAGCCAAGGAAGTTTCGCTGGGATATTCGCGGCTGAACCCTCCGATGTACGCCAGCACTGTTTTTGACAGCGGAGTGACCAACGGATGGGATTGGTATTATGTTTATGGCTCACTGCAGGACTGGTCGTATAATGCTACGTCCTGTTTGGATATCACGATGGAAATAGGCACCAAATGGCCGGCGGCCAGCCAGTTGCCGGCCTTCTGGTCCGACAACCGGGGCGGCATGCTGTTCTTCATCCGTCAGGCCGGGTTGGGCATCCAGGGCCTGGTCACCGATTCCGCCACCGGCCTGCCCCTGGACTTTGCCCAGGTGGAGGTTGCGGGGATAGACAAGCCGGTCTATACCGATTCCATCGGAGACTACCACCGGATGCTGCTTTCGGGCAACTATGACCTGACATATTCCAAAGAGGGATATTTCCCCAAGACCATCAGCGATGTCCGGGTGAATTACGACAGCCTGACCAGCCTGGATGTGGCCCTGGCCAAAGATCCTGTGGGGGTGACCGGCAATCCCTGCGAGATAGTGTGCCAGCGGATAACACTCCTAAAGACATACCCCAACCCTCTACGCAGTGCTGTCACCATTGCCTTTCAGTTGTCCCAGCCGTCAAACTGCAATCTTAAAATATACAATGCCGCCGGGCAGCTGGTCCGGATAATATTTAACCGCACCCTGGACCCCGGAACTTACGATATCATCTGGGACGGAGCAGATGAGACAGGGCGAAAATCTGCTGAAGGCATATATTACTATTCTTTGTCTGCCGGAGAACAGAGGTTAACGGGAAAACTGGTTAAGATCAATTGAAAAAATGCCGCCTTTTTACAAGGCGGCTTTTTAGCTATTAACTTGGAGTCATGCCGTGAGATACTGGTTAACTTTTGTTCTGTCGCTGTTGGCATCAGTCTATGGGATGGCGGCTCCGGTGCTGATAACCGTGGAACTTCCGACGGTTGAGAGCAAGAAATCCTGGCATCAGCTTAAGATACCGACCTATGAGTTGATAGGGAATACCGCCATCGCGGAAACGGAGGAAAGCCGGGTTGGCTGGCTAAGGCAAAGGGGCTTTCAGCCAAATGTCATTGACCGGCAGCCGGACCTGACCAGGTTCATGATAGTGTCAAATTATGACCAGGTTCTGGGACTGAAAGCAATTCCAGTCTGGCGCAATGCAAAGACGGTCTTGATAAAACCGGACTCCAATGGCAAGGAAACCAAAAAGGATTATAAGCACCAGGCCAGGCCTCTTAATACCCGGCCCCTGCCTGACCGGTTCTGGCAGAGCATTGTGGAGACGCGGGTAGCCCGCCGAAATATCACGGCCGACCCGTTCGTCCAGTCGGTGGTCGACCAGGTCAATTCCGACTCCATAGGTGCTGTGATCCAGAGACTTCAGGCCTTTCAGACCAGGTTCGTAATGACAGACAGTTCCGCCGCAGCTTCGGCCTGGCTGAAACAAAAGCTTGATTCACTGGGCTTTGCAGCCTTCTACGACAGTTT harbors:
- a CDS encoding C25 family cysteine peptidase, whose product is MKHLGIKMALIGLMILAISGSANAQWLSLSQAGSAQKTVSLLQSGNNQIVFEINVPGFEKSSASTKGWDFNLLTIPGQGYNTAVGQPKLPVISEWLEIPQGATATAEFQILESREISLKELGIEQKIVPVQYPVPKIEGAADKIPFAMDENIYSKDKFFGQTTVKLSQPVSMRAKRAVLASFWPVAYNPVTGMLRIATKVKVTVNLSGSDQARTNSIHQKYSSKLYDRHVAGITINELAVSKTAKALLPAPVNQLIIVVDSFYTGIQPLVDWDSRKGYSVTVTKTSEIPGGADTTHIRQYIQSAYDGANPPDLVLLVGDVNGIPAHQSTEQDNPYTDLYYSTMAGSDIIPDLYASRISVANSTQLGYYLAKYLNYQQGSWGASQDWMSKAYFTSTNDPMHVVTDSTDNYCMALARAHGMVCDSLYAYYGTGTPVATAFNDGRTVMAYTGHGDVTYWAGPYFYQSDVNALTNAYRSTFVTSFACLTGAFNSSECFGETWIRTADKGAIAYWGSSVLSYWDEDDILQRRMFDAFLDSGYTLIGGMTVKAKLDLGRYYGWDQAVSVTVTRYFEQYNILGNAGVDLYTQQPSVLTVTKPDTVPTGPSQVAINVNDGGPLTDALVAIYQPSSKTLLASGYTDASGNAVLDINPGLPDSLAVTVTAHNRVPFQGRIQAYSANSYVSYLKNAVDDASGNNDGMLNPGETTLLNIWIKNYGLLASGAVACTLRAGSPAITVNDSTHSFSAVSAGDSVYYGFSVSVAAGCTNKTVLPFIVLCQDADSVRQAPFELIVAAPNLSHSSYSVNDPAPGGNNNNILEAGESDSLRVIIKNMGGQIATGTTAILSSSDPYLTITGNSAAFGDIAINDSGSPVPAYCLTVGAPPVSPYFVWVRLNIGALSGAYAKTDSFKIAIGNSGFFDNVEDTGITAKYSVQSQWHVTDTSSYSPGHSWWCGDPATGQYGNLLEASLITPDIILGPNSELSFWHKYYTELTYDFCNVEYSTNSGTNWISLGSFDGNQPAWEKQTYDLSSLAVGTVVKIRFHFTSDISYTYSGWYVDDIRVQETTGVSGTQTDPVLPSSIMLGLAYPNPSSGGSLIKYQLPKKITTELRVYNIAGQMVRTIQMGVQGPGNQSVFWNGRDQNDKKVSAGIYFYQLNAGGYSATKKLVVIK
- a CDS encoding DUF2817 domain-containing protein; translated protein: MKNKLLFIPVLLLLLAPVALWAQAGSSIPVKIHISSHDDVYKFQKLGVGIEELRDGYIEARVTKAKYDELTTLGWKVEPRTIEKVDPEIASQYHNYTQMTSFLDSIHTIYPAITKMISIGKSVQNRDLWAFLITDNPDSNENEAEVRLAANIHGDETVGRELCLAMIDSLTKVYDSVSAIANMVDSREIWFMPSLNPDGYELNRRENANWVDLNRNFPVPDGSIGEDDTYSNEIETQRFIDFWSGKRAVLSLNYHGGALVANYPWDYTVVRCPDDALAKEVSLGYSRLNPPMYASTVFDSGVTNGWDWYYVYGSLQDWSYNATSCLDITMEIGTKWPAASQLPAFWSDNRGGMLFFIRQAGLGIQGLVTDSATGLPLDFAQVEVAGIDKPVYTDSIGDYHRMLLSGNYDLTYSKEGYFPKTISDVRVNYDSLTSLDVALAKDPVGVTGNPCEIVCQRITLLKTYPNPLRSAVTIAFQLSQPSNCNLKIYNAAGQLVRIIFNRTLDPGTYDIIWDGADETGRKSAEGIYYYSLSAGEQRLTGKLVKIN